In Leuconostoc kimchii IMSNU 11154, one genomic interval encodes:
- a CDS encoding L-threonylcarbamoyladenylate synthase — MTEATTAKVHWNGGIQEEAINILKEDGGMIVSPTKVGYIIMTSDDKGLERKFAAKNRKRNKPGVVLCGSVEQVKQLAQMTPEIEQMYQTHWDEDILLGCILPWQAEAISKIPNDGTKDLMMDQRETSCFVIKFGTPSENIAKEMWEKYGKFSFASSANPSGKGNRGLVTGIGDQIENAADLIIEADDYVASIQPDKTLDTRYEQGVMVSMVDETGQLIPEQNGVVGMQPAPIVIRKGLDVDKIMKIMSDIFASWDYRHGYYY; from the coding sequence ATGACAGAAGCAACAACAGCAAAGGTTCATTGGAACGGTGGTATTCAAGAAGAAGCCATTAATATCTTGAAAGAAGATGGGGGAATGATTGTTAGCCCAACAAAAGTGGGTTACATTATCATGACTTCAGACGATAAAGGGTTGGAACGCAAATTTGCTGCTAAGAATCGCAAGCGTAATAAACCAGGTGTCGTACTATGTGGTTCAGTAGAACAGGTTAAACAATTAGCACAAATGACACCTGAAATCGAACAAATGTATCAAACACATTGGGATGAGGACATTTTGTTGGGTTGTATCTTGCCATGGCAAGCAGAAGCTATCAGTAAGATACCAAATGATGGCACAAAAGATTTGATGATGGATCAACGTGAAACGAGTTGCTTTGTTATCAAGTTTGGGACACCAAGTGAAAATATCGCCAAAGAAATGTGGGAAAAGTATGGTAAGTTTTCATTTGCCAGTTCAGCTAATCCATCTGGTAAGGGAAATCGTGGTTTGGTAACTGGTATTGGTGACCAAATTGAAAATGCTGCTGACCTCATTATTGAAGCAGATGATTATGTGGCCTCAATTCAACCCGACAAGACGCTAGATACACGCTACGAACAAGGAGTGATGGTATCTATGGTTGATGAGACCGGTCAGCTCATTCCGGAACAAAATGGTGTTGTGGGTATGCAACCAGCGCCAATTGTTATTCGAAAAGGACTAGATGTGGATAAAATCATGAAAATTATGAGCGACATTTTCGCATCATGGGATTATCGTCACGGCTACTATTACTGA
- a CDS encoding HoxN/HupN/NixA family nickel/cobalt transporter: MLNPPKSTMLRTDVIRYGSFIVLILIAGILLLMSGVTQYPEIIGMAYLSFTFGLRHAFDVDHIAAIDNMTRKMLNDGKNTRGVGFSFSFGHSMVVVLMALVTVLFVEWAKESMPVFEQIGGVLGTMIAAIMLLMLTIVNTFILRSIWINFKHMGSDVQQSDKRHTMEQSKIYVLFLKLLKLIKHNWQVAIVGFLFGLGFDTATQIAVLATSATAANAGIAWYTTLAFPLLFTAGMCLMDTIDGFFMSTTYTWIVSSSYRKVYYNLILTGISIMAAGFISFVDFVQSMRVIFHWHNGLSNWAIGLDFNQLGLILVAIFAVTWIIALTMWRVLNLSEREPTS; this comes from the coding sequence ATGTTAAATCCACCGAAAAGTACGATGTTAAGAACTGATGTGATACGATATGGCAGTTTTATTGTTTTAATTTTGATCGCTGGCATATTACTCTTAATGTCAGGCGTAACACAATATCCTGAAATTATTGGTATGGCATACCTATCGTTTACTTTTGGCTTACGTCATGCTTTTGATGTGGATCATATTGCAGCCATTGATAATATGACGCGTAAAATGTTAAATGATGGTAAAAATACGCGTGGTGTTGGTTTTAGTTTCTCTTTTGGACATTCAATGGTCGTTGTATTAATGGCACTCGTCACTGTGTTATTTGTTGAATGGGCTAAGGAATCGATGCCCGTGTTTGAACAAATTGGTGGTGTTTTAGGCACGATGATTGCAGCGATCATGTTACTCATGTTGACCATTGTCAACACATTTATTTTACGAAGCATTTGGATCAATTTTAAACATATGGGATCTGATGTACAACAATCAGATAAACGACACACTATGGAACAATCAAAAATTTATGTTCTATTTTTGAAATTATTGAAATTAATTAAACATAATTGGCAAGTGGCCATCGTTGGTTTCCTATTTGGTTTGGGATTTGATACGGCAACTCAAATTGCCGTTCTAGCCACCTCTGCTACTGCTGCAAACGCTGGCATAGCTTGGTATACGACGTTAGCCTTTCCATTATTGTTTACGGCGGGCATGTGTTTAATGGATACCATTGATGGTTTTTTTATGAGTACGACCTACACTTGGATTGTCTCGTCATCTTATCGTAAAGTTTATTATAATTTAATTTTAACAGGTATTTCAATCATGGCAGCAGGATTCATTAGTTTTGTTGACTTTGTCCAGTCAATGCGTGTGATATTTCATTGGCATAATGGTTTGTCAAACTGGGCAATCGGGTTAGATTTTAACCAACTGGGATTGATACTAGTTGCCATTTTCGCAGTGACTTGGATTATTGCATTGACAATGTGGCGTGTTTTGAACTTATCTGAAAGAGAGCCAACAAGTTGA
- a CDS encoding response regulator transcription factor: MAKAIKILLIEDDVNLADNIVGFLQDFADVNVVDNGLDGEFEGQESPYDLIISDLMLPGENGFEVIKYLRKNDIETPVLILTAKSSLDDKIEGFNVGADDYLTKPFYREELLVRVKALLRRAGVYSEDNMIAVGDVMINLENRGVQVHGQQVKLVGKEFDILTYLAQNKNIIVTRDQIFDRVWGIDSDTTINVVNIYLNNLRRKLEAVGQNDLIKTLRNIGFILEVNDA; encoded by the coding sequence ATGGCTAAAGCAATTAAAATTTTGTTAATTGAAGATGATGTGAACCTTGCAGATAATATTGTGGGTTTTTTACAAGATTTTGCAGATGTTAACGTTGTAGATAACGGCCTAGATGGTGAGTTTGAAGGTCAGGAGTCGCCATATGATCTCATTATTTCCGATTTAATGTTGCCTGGTGAAAATGGGTTTGAAGTCATTAAGTATTTGCGTAAAAATGATATTGAAACACCTGTGCTCATATTAACAGCTAAAAGCTCACTTGATGATAAAATTGAGGGCTTTAACGTTGGGGCAGATGATTATTTAACGAAGCCTTTTTATCGTGAAGAATTATTGGTACGCGTCAAGGCGTTACTGAGACGTGCAGGTGTTTATTCTGAAGATAATATGATTGCCGTAGGGGATGTGATGATTAATCTAGAAAACCGTGGTGTGCAAGTGCATGGGCAACAAGTAAAGCTGGTGGGGAAAGAGTTTGATATTTTGACGTACCTGGCTCAAAACAAAAACATCATTGTGACACGTGATCAGATTTTTGATCGTGTTTGGGGTATCGACTCTGACACAACGATTAATGTTGTGAATATTTACTTGAATAATTTACGACGAAAATTAGAGGCAGTTGGGCAAAACGATTTGATTAAAACATTACGGAATATTGGGTTCATTTTAGAGGTTAATGATGCCTAA
- a CDS encoding sensor histidine kinase, producing the protein MPKVINKQQQIRGFLLLIASFFVIFTVLGGVIYWSYTRTIFRNSDTALTQQIKQFDLAGALQNSSDSNRKAPLLLQSNMLADVWVYDKDKKLVLDDRIPESMQSLYKKQFKYTQQFVSYRPKTIAIGDNYYRGMRVAFVDGTRNNDGKPVKYGIITVNVTDTMFNLNQFKKVLLWSFGTFGLLALMVSYWISLKNMKPIIRAWQQQQDFVNNAAHELRTPMAVIQGKLENMLTRPESTVREQSDAIILSLSEVRRLTSLTDNMLTLAKSGSNMTRVEKEPTNIADFLATIVAPYQEMAEFEGKKVLLSTRVTQPVMIDQKRIHQLLVLLVDNAMKYSDAGATVSISATIEKRKFILSVADTGRGISDAAKKHVFDRFYREDKTGSRETGGTGLGLSIAEWIVQAHGGKIVILDNHPQGTIFKTTLPL; encoded by the coding sequence ATGCCTAAAGTGATTAACAAACAACAGCAAATCCGAGGGTTCCTTTTGCTGATTGCGAGTTTTTTTGTGATATTTACTGTTCTTGGTGGTGTCATCTACTGGTCATATACGCGTACAATTTTTCGAAATTCGGATACGGCGTTAACACAGCAAATTAAACAGTTTGACTTGGCCGGTGCACTACAAAATTCCTCAGATTCTAATCGCAAGGCGCCCCTTTTGTTGCAGTCAAATATGTTGGCTGATGTTTGGGTTTACGATAAGGACAAAAAGTTAGTGCTTGACGACCGTATACCAGAATCAATGCAATCGCTTTACAAGAAACAATTTAAATATACCCAACAATTTGTTTCATATAGGCCAAAAACAATTGCAATTGGTGATAATTATTATCGTGGCATGCGTGTTGCCTTTGTGGACGGTACGCGGAATAATGATGGTAAGCCAGTTAAATACGGCATTATTACAGTTAATGTAACAGATACGATGTTTAACTTAAATCAGTTTAAAAAAGTGTTATTATGGTCATTTGGTACGTTTGGTTTGCTTGCTTTGATGGTTTCTTATTGGATTAGTTTGAAAAACATGAAACCCATCATTAGGGCATGGCAACAACAGCAAGATTTTGTCAACAATGCAGCGCATGAATTACGGACACCAATGGCTGTTATCCAAGGAAAATTAGAAAACATGCTAACGCGTCCAGAGTCAACAGTCCGTGAGCAATCAGACGCAATTATCTTGTCATTATCTGAAGTGCGTCGGTTAACTTCTCTAACTGACAATATGTTGACTTTGGCAAAATCTGGTTCTAATATGACTCGAGTCGAAAAAGAACCAACAAATATTGCTGATTTTCTAGCAACGATTGTGGCACCATACCAAGAAATGGCTGAATTCGAAGGGAAAAAGGTGTTGTTATCAACACGAGTAACACAACCGGTAATGATTGATCAAAAAAGAATTCATCAATTACTGGTCTTGTTAGTCGATAACGCAATGAAATATTCCGATGCGGGTGCTACTGTATCTATCTCGGCGACAATAGAAAAGCGTAAATTTATATTAAGTGTTGCGGATACTGGTCGTGGGATTAGTGATGCCGCCAAAAAACATGTGTTTGATCGCTTTTATCGTGAAGATAAAACGGGTAGTCGTGAGACTGGAGGCACTGGCTTGGGATTGTCTATTGCTGAGTGGATCGTACAAGCACATGGTGGCAAAATTGTTATTTTAGACAATCATCCCCAAGGGACCATTTTTAAAACAACGTTACCACTTTAA
- a CDS encoding S1C family serine protease, whose product MKYSLLTVAVVAAIVGGGVVYSGTQPNSWFQQQPVSKKVANITGRANVADVAYVSNDQATTAYNKVKNTVVTVQNLQKDHSQASGDFSALFGRSSQEEGETTTEQTASEGSGVIYKVQNGDIYMITNNHVVADSDALQIITASGDKVKATIVGTDAEKDIAVIKAKTNTIKTAATFGKVSDLQSGQQVLAIGSPLGSDYATSVTSGIISAPRRHLSLQENGSTATVIQTDAAINPGNSGGPLINLSGQIIGINSSKIASSDDGTNVEGMGFAIPSDVVQDFIHTTEK is encoded by the coding sequence ATGAAATATTCTTTGTTAACTGTTGCTGTTGTTGCTGCAATTGTCGGTGGTGGCGTCGTCTATTCTGGGACACAGCCAAATTCGTGGTTTCAGCAACAACCTGTTTCTAAAAAAGTAGCGAATATCACGGGCCGAGCAAATGTTGCAGATGTTGCTTATGTTAGTAATGATCAGGCAACGACAGCTTACAATAAAGTAAAAAATACTGTTGTAACTGTTCAAAATTTACAAAAAGATCATAGTCAAGCAAGTGGTGATTTTTCAGCTTTGTTTGGTCGTTCATCCCAAGAAGAAGGAGAAACAACCACCGAACAAACAGCATCTGAGGGTTCAGGTGTTATTTATAAAGTTCAAAATGGTGATATTTACATGATTACTAATAATCATGTTGTTGCGGACTCTGACGCCTTACAAATTATAACTGCCTCCGGTGATAAAGTTAAGGCGACAATCGTTGGGACAGATGCCGAGAAGGACATTGCGGTAATTAAAGCAAAAACAAATACGATAAAGACAGCGGCAACTTTTGGGAAAGTGTCTGATTTACAATCTGGTCAACAGGTATTAGCAATTGGATCGCCATTGGGATCCGATTACGCGACATCTGTGACGAGTGGCATTATTTCTGCACCACGCCGTCATTTGTCATTGCAAGAAAATGGGAGCACTGCGACTGTTATTCAAACTGACGCTGCGATTAATCCAGGGAACTCAGGCGGTCCCTTAATTAATTTGTCAGGACAGATTATTGGTATTAATTCATCAAAAATTGCTTCATCAGATGATGGCACAAATGTTGAAGGCATGGGATTTGCTATCCCTTCAGATGTTGTTCAAGACTTTATTCATACGACTGAAAAATAG
- a CDS encoding thioredoxin family protein, whose translation MYQPNHNTDVTIETHIKSKGRHILFLSADWCGDCRAIKPFVQNIKDTITKTSSWIDADRDENIAVATNHNLRGIPSFVLFQDGEELSRIGHGERLTPNQVLDWYETTI comes from the coding sequence ATGTATCAACCAAATCATAATACCGATGTGACTATCGAAACGCATATAAAATCAAAAGGCCGTCATATCTTATTTTTGTCAGCTGATTGGTGTGGTGATTGCCGTGCTATTAAACCCTTTGTTCAAAACATTAAAGACACCATCACCAAAACATCTAGTTGGATTGATGCCGACCGTGACGAAAACATTGCAGTAGCCACCAATCATAATCTACGTGGCATTCCTTCGTTTGTTTTATTTCAAGATGGTGAGGAACTATCTCGTATAGGTCATGGTGAACGTTTGACACCAAACCAAGTACTTGATTGGTATGAAACAACAATCTAA
- a CDS encoding homoserine O-acetyltransferase/O-succinyltransferase family protein, whose product MSVILQNGLLKRERLTLGDFKLLQPTLNVLVVNLMPNRLQTERQFAQLLTKLSVNVRVTFVIPATHHIKNNAEVVRKNYATFDDIWQKSYDGLIVTGAPVDRVKFENIDYWQEFQQLLTWRKTHVKENLFTCWAAYGAGYAERNFPVRRSVKKIYGVYHVDHILNQRSQLTADLTQITMPHSRYFTIPNAGVARRLKVAGNDSVGAFILRDERIHSTYITGHLEYDTNTLEDEYQRDIKKDAQTQKPENYYVQDQPNNNWQLSAEKIFSNWGKLLIAETQRTEIVDVLPAINHEYKGEKIV is encoded by the coding sequence ATGAGCGTTATATTACAAAACGGTCTATTAAAACGTGAACGGTTGACACTAGGTGATTTTAAATTATTACAACCCACTTTAAATGTTTTAGTGGTTAATCTCATGCCAAATCGTTTACAAACAGAAAGGCAATTTGCACAATTACTTACAAAATTGTCGGTCAATGTACGTGTAACGTTTGTTATTCCGGCGACTCACCATATCAAAAATAATGCCGAAGTCGTGAGGAAAAATTACGCGACGTTCGATGATATCTGGCAAAAATCTTATGATGGGCTCATTGTTACAGGGGCCCCAGTCGATCGTGTAAAGTTTGAAAATATTGACTATTGGCAAGAGTTCCAGCAACTACTCACATGGCGAAAGACGCACGTGAAAGAAAATTTGTTTACTTGTTGGGCCGCTTATGGTGCGGGATACGCTGAACGTAACTTTCCTGTGAGACGTAGTGTTAAAAAAATATATGGTGTTTACCATGTCGATCATATTTTAAATCAAAGAAGTCAATTAACAGCTGACTTAACACAGATTACCATGCCACATTCACGATATTTTACAATTCCAAACGCAGGTGTTGCACGGCGTTTAAAAGTAGCAGGTAATGATTCAGTTGGTGCCTTTATTTTACGCGATGAACGCATACATTCGACTTATATTACGGGACATTTGGAATATGATACAAATACTTTAGAAGATGAGTATCAACGTGATATTAAAAAAGATGCGCAAACACAAAAACCAGAAAATTATTATGTTCAGGATCAACCGAATAATAATTGGCAATTGAGTGCTGAAAAAATTTTTTCTAATTGGGGAAAATTATTAATAGCAGAGACACAACGTACTGAAATTGTGGACGTATTGCCGGCAATAAACCATGAGTACAAAGGGGAAAAAATAGTATGA
- a CDS encoding trans-sulfuration enzyme family protein has protein sequence MTNKIDTILAQGGNGTDDAKTGAIVSPLYFSTAYRHPGLGESTGFDYARLSTPTRHILEEQLAVLEHGVQSFATSSGMSAIDLVFSTVLKTGDHFLTSNDLYGGTYRYFDKLVTQWGVNYDACSSLDDFLTKIQTTTKLIWIETPSNPMMKLFDIKRISQTIKAKYPDILIAVDNTFLTPIFQQPLTLGADIVVHSATKYLGGHNDILAGAVIAGSDELAEQLEKALVTSGQVLDSFSSWLLLRSLKTLHLRMTRHNENGHYLADKLRQVDGVSHLNYAGVGGMISFYLKDDYDVDAFLKGLHIASFAESLGGPETLITIPAVQTHHDMTQEQRLNLGITDQLVRVSAGLEDKDDLLDDLTQAIKGAKQ, from the coding sequence ATGACTAACAAAATAGATACGATTCTAGCGCAAGGCGGTAATGGAACAGATGATGCAAAGACGGGAGCAATCGTTAGTCCACTATACTTTTCAACAGCATACCGCCACCCGGGGTTGGGGGAATCGACAGGATTTGATTATGCACGTTTGAGTACGCCGACTAGGCATATTTTAGAAGAACAATTAGCTGTATTGGAACATGGCGTACAGTCATTTGCAACGAGTTCAGGCATGTCAGCGATTGATTTAGTGTTTTCAACAGTGCTTAAGACAGGTGATCATTTTCTAACCAGTAATGATCTTTATGGTGGCACTTACCGCTACTTTGATAAGCTTGTGACACAATGGGGTGTGAACTACGATGCCTGTAGTAGTTTAGATGATTTTTTAACAAAAATACAAACTACAACGAAATTAATTTGGATAGAAACACCTTCAAATCCGATGATGAAATTATTTGATATTAAACGCATCAGCCAAACCATTAAAGCAAAGTATCCTGATATTTTAATTGCAGTTGATAATACCTTTTTAACACCTATTTTTCAACAGCCCTTGACACTAGGCGCAGATATTGTCGTACATTCGGCGACTAAGTATCTTGGTGGACATAATGACATCTTGGCAGGGGCTGTGATTGCGGGAAGCGACGAATTAGCTGAGCAATTAGAGAAGGCTTTGGTAACAAGTGGTCAAGTCTTAGATTCTTTTAGTTCTTGGCTATTGCTTCGTAGTTTGAAGACGTTACATTTACGTATGACACGGCACAATGAAAACGGTCATTATTTAGCAGACAAATTAAGGCAAGTTGATGGTGTATCACATCTTAATTATGCGGGTGTTGGTGGCATGATTAGTTTTTATTTAAAAGATGATTATGATGTTGACGCCTTCTTGAAAGGCTTACATATTGCATCATTTGCGGAAAGCTTGGGTGGACCAGAAACACTCATTACTATTCCAGCAGTACAAACACATCACGATATGACGCAAGAGCAACGTCTTAACTTGGGTATTACAGATCAATTGGTTCGAGTGAGTGCCGGTTTGGAAGATAAAGATGACTTGTTAGATGATTTAACACAGGCCATAAAAGGAGCAAAGCAATGA
- a CDS encoding trans-sulfuration enzyme family protein — translation MSDWTDVIQAATTHDPLSGAVNTPIQLSSTFNQPDFDHFGRFDYARSGNPTRESGEQAVAKLEHGKYGYLFSTGMAAISSVLFTLSAGDHIVVSKHVYGGTFRVLSDVLPRWGITHDFVDFTDLDAIESAIRPETKALYIETPSNPVLNITDIRSVVALAKSHGLITIADNTFLSPFLQKPLDLGVDIVVHSATKFLSGHSDILAGVVVTNSRDLAEKIYFMQNAVGATLGVFDTWLLLRGIKTLGVRMTQSSQSAQKIANYLSTHDKVERVLYPGLASHPGHIIHANQSKSGGAVLSFDVGSEAHAKTVVEALKIPVFSVSLGAVETIISYPPKMSHAELNADELRDTGITPGLLRFSVGLEDADDLIADLTQALALI, via the coding sequence ATGAGCGATTGGACAGATGTTATTCAAGCTGCAACAACGCATGATCCATTATCTGGTGCTGTGAATACACCAATACAATTAAGTTCAACTTTTAATCAACCTGATTTTGATCATTTTGGTCGATTTGACTATGCCCGATCTGGCAATCCAACACGAGAATCGGGAGAGCAGGCTGTTGCAAAATTAGAGCATGGCAAATATGGGTATCTGTTTAGCACAGGGATGGCTGCAATCAGCAGTGTTTTGTTCACATTATCTGCTGGTGATCATATTGTTGTTAGCAAGCATGTCTACGGTGGTACTTTTCGAGTATTATCTGATGTGTTACCTCGATGGGGTATCACGCATGATTTTGTAGATTTCACTGATTTAGATGCTATTGAGTCAGCTATTCGACCAGAAACAAAGGCATTATATATTGAAACGCCGTCCAATCCGGTACTTAATATTACTGATATTCGATCCGTAGTAGCACTTGCAAAGTCGCATGGTTTAATCACAATTGCAGATAATACATTTTTGTCGCCATTCTTACAAAAGCCATTAGATTTAGGCGTGGATATCGTGGTACATTCAGCAACCAAGTTTTTATCAGGACACTCTGATATCTTAGCTGGTGTGGTCGTGACGAATAGTCGTGATTTAGCTGAAAAAATTTATTTTATGCAAAACGCAGTTGGGGCGACACTAGGTGTGTTTGATACATGGCTATTGCTACGAGGCATTAAAACATTAGGCGTGCGCATGACACAGTCCAGCCAATCAGCACAAAAGATAGCCAATTATCTGTCAACACATGATAAAGTAGAACGTGTGTTATATCCAGGATTGGCTAGTCACCCAGGGCACATCATTCATGCCAACCAGTCAAAGTCAGGTGGTGCAGTTTTGAGCTTTGATGTTGGATCAGAAGCTCATGCTAAAACAGTGGTCGAAGCATTAAAAATACCCGTTTTCTCAGTGAGTTTAGGGGCGGTGGAAACCATCATCAGTTATCCACCAAAGATGAGTCATGCAGAATTAAATGCAGATGAATTGCGTGATACTGGTATTACACCAGGGTTACTAAGATTCTCCGTTGGTTTGGAAGATGCGGATGATCTGATTGCTGATTTAACACAAGCGTTAGCTTTAATTTAA